The following are encoded in a window of Mycobacterium vicinigordonae genomic DNA:
- a CDS encoding DUF4190 domain-containing protein, with product MTTIAPQRTAPAYSFGRPKPAKINGLAVVSLICGILQYFVLFLPCWLVTIPVGINALQQTRDDTGRRIAIAGLTLSLTHFAIYAFVFVWLLTTR from the coding sequence ATGACGACGATCGCCCCGCAACGGACAGCACCCGCCTACTCGTTCGGGCGCCCCAAGCCCGCCAAGATCAACGGCCTTGCCGTCGTCAGCCTAATCTGCGGTATCCTGCAGTACTTCGTCCTGTTCCTGCCCTGCTGGCTGGTCACGATTCCGGTCGGAATCAATGCCCTGCAGCAGACGCGGGACGACACCGGTCGCCGGATCGCGATCGCCGGCCTGACGCTGTCGCTGACCCACTTCGCCATCTACGCCTTCGTGTTCGTCTGGCTGCTCACCACGCGGTGA
- a CDS encoding TIGR03619 family F420-dependent LLM class oxidoreductase, whose translation MKFSLALPNSVRVKALAQPWELTVTGVDQTVMAKRVDELGYDMIVVPEHFIVPKSHVELSGPHYFHSTVAQAFIAGATQRIRVNSFVTVLPLQHPVVMAKALSTADWMSDGRITVTFGVGWDAEEFNILGVPFGERGRMADEYLAAILELWTSDSPSFDGRYVSFHDVAFEPKPVQKPHLPIWIGGDARPVLERAARFASGWSPFLTKPVDIPAKLDFIKSQPTYDGRDFEVVYGLGTSRVGEGHVVIDDPTQRPGMSAQEIIDQIGWLAQLGVTMSGLPVPPVADVNAYLDYAQWVIKDIKPKLQ comes from the coding sequence ATGAAGTTTTCACTCGCCTTGCCCAACTCGGTGCGCGTCAAGGCGCTCGCACAACCTTGGGAACTCACGGTGACCGGGGTCGATCAAACGGTCATGGCCAAACGCGTCGACGAACTCGGCTACGACATGATCGTCGTGCCTGAACACTTCATCGTCCCCAAGTCCCATGTCGAGCTATCTGGCCCGCATTATTTTCACTCCACGGTGGCGCAGGCCTTCATCGCCGGTGCTACCCAACGCATTCGGGTGAATTCGTTCGTCACCGTGCTCCCCCTGCAGCACCCGGTCGTTATGGCCAAGGCGCTCTCGACCGCGGACTGGATGAGCGACGGCCGGATCACGGTGACATTCGGAGTTGGTTGGGACGCCGAAGAATTCAACATCCTCGGGGTGCCCTTCGGCGAACGTGGCCGCATGGCCGATGAATACCTCGCCGCCATCCTGGAGCTGTGGACGAGCGATTCGCCAAGCTTCGACGGCCGCTACGTCTCGTTCCACGACGTGGCGTTCGAACCAAAGCCGGTGCAAAAGCCGCATCTGCCCATCTGGATCGGCGGGGATGCAAGACCGGTGCTCGAGCGCGCCGCCCGCTTCGCGTCGGGCTGGTCCCCGTTCCTCACCAAGCCAGTGGACATTCCAGCCAAACTCGACTTCATCAAATCCCAGCCCACCTACGACGGTCGCGACTTCGAGGTGGTCTACGGTCTTGGCACCTCACGCGTCGGCGAAGGGCACGTCGTCATCGACGACCCCACGCAGCGGCCCGGGATGAGCGCGCAGGAAATCATCGACCAGATCGGTTGGCTCGCACAGCTGGGCGTGACTATGAGCGGACTGCCTGTCCCACCCGTAGCCGACGTCAATGCCTATCTGGACTACGCACAGTGGGTCATCAAAGACATCAAACCGAAACTGCAATAG